One part of the Nitrosophilus kaiyonis genome encodes these proteins:
- a CDS encoding response regulator transcription factor, translated as MRILLLEDDHLLRKHIKKYFELKGYKVDAFADGEELLDNANLYDYDFFILDINVPNYNGYEILEYIKSKHINTPVIFISAYSDIENIKKAFKMGASDYIKKPFELAELELRMENILSKFHKEDNIKIDEECEYNFDSRTLFKNKEPVILSKKQNDILYILLKNRGNVVTFDTIADFVYGDELIDYKTISSHIRDIRKKIGNKIIQNVRGVGYIIK; from the coding sequence ATGAGAATACTTTTGTTAGAAGATGACCATCTTTTAAGAAAACATATAAAAAAATATTTTGAATTAAAAGGTTATAAAGTTGATGCTTTTGCTGATGGAGAAGAGCTTTTAGATAACGCAAATCTTTATGATTATGATTTTTTTATATTGGATATAAATGTGCCAAATTATAATGGTTATGAGATTTTAGAGTATATAAAAAGCAAACATATAAATACCCCTGTTATTTTTATAAGTGCTTATTCAGATATTGAAAATATAAAAAAAGCTTTTAAAATGGGGGCAAGTGATTATATCAAAAAGCCCTTTGAGCTTGCCGAGTTAGAACTTAGAATGGAAAATATTTTATCAAAATTTCATAAAGAAGATAACATTAAAATAGATGAAGAGTGTGAATACAATTTTGATTCAAGAACTCTTTTTAAAAATAAAGAACCAGTTATTCTTTCAAAAAAACAGAATGATATTTTATATATTCTTTTAAAAAATAGAGGAAATGTTGTAACTTTTGACACAATTGCTGACTTTGTATATGGAGATGAATTAATTGATTATAAAACCATCTCGAGCCATATTAGAGATATTAGAAAAAAAATAGGTAATAAAATTATCCAAAATGTCAGAGGAGTAGGATATATTATAAAATAA
- a CDS encoding ATP-binding response regulator, protein MNENVQIKPKILLVDDTPENLALLMETLEPVGYQIFVATSGEKALEIAPKIKPDLILLDIMMPGIDGYETCKKIKENVELKDIPIIFLSALNSPEDKVKAFEIGGVDYISKPFNHLEVLARVKTHLHTSKMILAMNDLIKKAFHEIYTPLSVIDTAVEMQILEYGDTEYLQSIKAASRSLHTVYEDIYYSLKKEIYSFEPEPVNIKNMIENRIKYFNVIAKTKEMNFKTKYNSKNPVIYINPTELQRILDNTISNALKYGDEKSTIDIELFDKDDRVCISVTDKGKTIKNLDKIFNMLYREDDNEIGLGLGLDIVRMICKKNDVLVDVDSQNGLTTFEYCFKRETE, encoded by the coding sequence ATGAATGAAAATGTACAGATAAAGCCAAAAATATTGCTGGTTGATGATACACCCGAAAACTTGGCACTTTTAATGGAAACTTTAGAACCTGTAGGGTATCAGATATTTGTTGCAACTTCAGGAGAAAAAGCCCTTGAAATAGCCCCAAAGATAAAGCCAGATTTGATTTTACTTGATATAATGATGCCAGGCATTGATGGCTATGAAACTTGTAAAAAAATCAAAGAAAATGTTGAACTTAAGGATATTCCAATTATTTTTCTATCTGCATTAAATAGTCCAGAAGATAAAGTTAAAGCTTTTGAAATTGGAGGAGTTGATTATATAAGTAAGCCTTTTAACCATTTGGAAGTTTTAGCAAGAGTAAAAACTCATCTTCATACAAGTAAAATGATACTTGCTATGAATGATTTGATAAAAAAAGCTTTTCATGAGATATATACTCCTTTAAGTGTTATAGATACTGCAGTTGAAATGCAGATTTTAGAATATGGCGATACAGAATATCTACAAAGTATTAAAGCTGCATCTCGCTCATTGCATACAGTTTATGAAGATATATACTATTCATTAAAAAAAGAGATATATAGTTTTGAACCAGAGCCTGTAAATATAAAAAATATGATAGAAAATAGAATTAAATATTTTAATGTTATTGCTAAAACAAAAGAGATGAATTTTAAAACAAAATATAATTCTAAAAATCCAGTTATTTATATAAATCCTACCGAATTACAAAGAATCTTAGATAATACAATCTCTAACGCATTAAAATATGGTGATGAAAAAAGTACTATAGATATAGAGCTTTTTGATAAAGATGATAGGGTATGCATATCTGTAACTGATAAAGGAAAAACTATAAAAAATCTTGATAAAATATTTAATATGCTATATAGAGAAGATGATAATGAGATTGGATTAGGTTTAGGTTTAGACATAGTTAGAATGATATGTAAAAAAAATGATGTATTAGTTGATGTAGATTCTCAAAATGGTTTAACTACTTTTGAATACTGTTTTAAAAGAGAAACTGAATGA
- a CDS encoding PAS domain-containing hybrid sensor histidine kinase/response regulator — MENKKLNYLLNILKNSNDHIFILKPDFTILSLSEKVKNLLGYSAENIVRKSFLNFLDKNNKSKIEICLDKIVKSDNIVECNVNFKLQNGAKIETQIESIRFKLNSECLILMRIKNGKKDLKNLIEKSMQQELGIEDFTKKIEQYFKLIQKEAKIGIWEIRLEDMKVYWSDEMFEILGLDKRKDTPEILPKSDMVAIEDKIFVSHVFDNSIKEKENYKITYRIKKPNGETKYLDEHAIYIDDEDGAYLLGFDIDVTDREKYQKKLLKQKRIAEELKAKAEQAKKEAEEANRARSIFLSNISHEIRTLLNAILGYSQILKNESSLNDRQKRMVESILIAGGHLLDLINDILDITKMEMGKNKVNLVEFNLTNMFKSLFQIFKVRAENKNIGWKIKGMPKEELVVYTDKTKLFHILLNLIGNAIKFTEKGKVELIFKYKNNNICYFEVKDTGIGIEKELLEKIFEPFIQNEEGYKRGGTGLGLAIANSNVKLLGGNLTVESKVGEGTRFFFEIPCGEIKKVKLLSDESFDNGLNLKNGKKLKVLIADDIEDNRIVLKDILEQKGIEVIEAKDGNEAVELFEKNRPDLIFMDIKMPNKNGVEAAKDIKNIDKNAKIVSLSASSFFYKNSYLYNVFNDDITKPFQISDLDKVFLKYFPDLFAKETKKIGKKEKSFEKIDENLKNQIISLAQIGNISELRKLIDEIGNDEIKETLSRYLRNFELDKIIKELKNERQK; from the coding sequence TTGGAAAATAAAAAATTAAACTATCTTCTAAATATATTAAAAAATTCTAATGACCATATATTTATATTAAAACCTGATTTTACAATACTCTCTTTAAGTGAAAAAGTAAAAAATTTATTGGGATATTCTGCTGAGAATATTGTTAGAAAAAGTTTTTTAAATTTTTTAGATAAAAATAATAAATCCAAAATTGAAATTTGCTTAGATAAAATTGTAAAAAGTGATAATATAGTTGAATGCAATGTCAATTTTAAATTACAAAATGGAGCAAAAATAGAGACTCAAATAGAATCAATAAGATTTAAATTAAATTCGGAATGTTTGATTCTCATGAGAATTAAAAATGGCAAAAAAGATCTTAAAAATTTAATTGAAAAATCTATGCAACAAGAATTAGGAATAGAAGACTTTACCAAAAAAATAGAACAATATTTTAAGCTTATTCAAAAAGAAGCAAAAATCGGCATATGGGAGATAAGACTGGAAGATATGAAGGTGTACTGGAGTGATGAGATGTTTGAGATTTTAGGTCTAGATAAAAGAAAAGACACTCCAGAAATTCTTCCAAAAAGTGATATGGTAGCAATAGAGGATAAGATTTTTGTATCACATGTATTTGATAATTCAATAAAAGAAAAAGAAAATTATAAAATTACATATAGAATAAAAAAACCTAATGGAGAAACAAAATATCTTGATGAACATGCTATATACATTGATGATGAGGATGGTGCATATTTATTAGGTTTTGATATAGATGTAACAGATAGAGAAAAGTATCAAAAAAAACTATTAAAACAGAAAAGAATTGCTGAAGAGCTTAAAGCAAAAGCAGAACAAGCAAAAAAAGAGGCAGAAGAGGCAAATAGAGCAAGAAGTATATTTTTATCTAATATTTCACATGAAATTAGAACACTTTTAAATGCGATTTTAGGTTATTCTCAAATTTTAAAAAATGAAAGCTCACTTAATGATAGACAAAAAAGAATGGTTGAATCCATACTTATTGCAGGCGGTCATCTACTTGATTTGATAAATGATATTCTTGATATTACAAAAATGGAAATGGGAAAAAATAAAGTAAATTTAGTTGAGTTTAATTTAACAAATATGTTTAAAAGTCTTTTTCAAATTTTTAAAGTAAGAGCTGAAAATAAAAACATTGGCTGGAAAATTAAAGGTATGCCAAAAGAAGAACTTGTTGTTTATACTGATAAAACAAAACTTTTTCATATTTTATTAAATCTCATAGGCAATGCGATAAAGTTTACAGAGAAAGGAAAAGTGGAGCTTATTTTTAAATATAAAAATAATAATATTTGCTATTTTGAAGTAAAAGATACTGGAATTGGTATAGAAAAAGAGCTTTTAGAAAAGATTTTTGAGCCATTTATTCAAAATGAAGAGGGTTATAAAAGAGGAGGTACAGGGCTTGGTCTTGCGATAGCAAATAGTAATGTTAAGCTATTAGGAGGAAATTTAACAGTAGAATCAAAAGTAGGCGAAGGTACAAGATTTTTCTTTGAAATTCCTTGTGGAGAAATAAAAAAAGTAAAATTATTATCTGATGAGTCTTTTGATAATGGTTTAAATTTAAAAAATGGAAAAAAATTAAAAGTTTTAATTGCTGATGATATAGAAGATAATAGAATCGTACTAAAAGATATTTTAGAGCAAAAAGGTATAGAAGTTATTGAAGCAAAAGATGGAAATGAAGCAGTAGAGCTTTTTGAAAAAAATAGGCCAGATTTAATCTTCATGGATATAAAAATGCCAAATAAAAATGGTGTGGAAGCGGCTAAAGATATAAAAAATATCGATAAAAATGCTAAAATAGTTTCATTGTCCGCTTCTTCATTCTTTTATAAAAATAGCTATCTATATAATGTTTTTAATGATGATATAACCAAGCCTTTTCAAATATCTGATCTTGATAAAGTCTTTTTAAAATATTTTCCAGACCTTTTTGCAAAAGAGACAAAAAAAATTGGAAAAAAAGAGAAAAGCTTTGAAAAAATTGATGAAAATCTAAAAAATCAAATCATTTCATTAGCTCAGATAGGAAATATTTCTGAACTTAGAAAGTTAATAGATGAGATTGGAAATGATGAAATAAAAGAGACTTTAAGTAGATATCTTAGAAATTTTGAACTTGATAAAATTATTAAAGAATTAAAAAATGAAAGGCAAAAATGA
- the upp gene encoding uracil phosphoribosyltransferase yields the protein MQNVYESTHPLIKDLVNKIRDINLDSNLFRKYVGAIAKILLFEALKSEKLETREIETWIGKKEFGFLPEENYVFIPILRAGLPMLDGIIEIMPLSKAGFLAMKRDETTFKSILYYKRVPNLEGKTAIILDPMVATGGSLHDAVAEIKKEKPKKIITLNVVGVKEGLYYVSKSHPDIDIYIAQIDEKLNDKKYIIPGIGDAGDRAFNTV from the coding sequence ATGCAAAATGTTTATGAATCTACCCATCCTCTTATAAAAGACCTGGTAAATAAAATAAGAGATATAAATTTAGATAGTAATCTTTTTAGAAAATATGTTGGAGCAATTGCGAAAATATTGCTATTTGAAGCATTAAAAAGTGAAAAGCTTGAAACAAGAGAGATTGAAACTTGGATAGGAAAAAAAGAGTTTGGATTTTTGCCAGAAGAAAATTATGTTTTTATACCTATACTTAGAGCTGGACTGCCTATGCTTGATGGAATTATAGAGATTATGCCTTTATCAAAGGCTGGTTTTTTAGCAATGAAAAGGGATGAAACAACATTTAAATCTATTTTATATTATAAAAGAGTACCAAATCTTGAAGGAAAAACTGCCATAATTTTAGATCCAATGGTGGCAACTGGTGGATCACTTCATGATGCTGTAGCAGAGATAAAAAAGGAAAAGCCAAAAAAAATTATAACTTTAAATGTTGTTGGTGTAAAAGAGGGGCTTTATTATGTCTCAAAATCACATCCTGATATTGATATTTATATCGCTCAAATTGATGAGAAATTAAATGATAAAAAATATATTATTCCAGGGATTGGAGATGCAGGAGATAGGGCTTTCAATACAGTTTAA
- a CDS encoding PA2779 family protein, translated as MKSKFSKIVLSAMIGLSIFTNTTYASFVSTQAVVEKNLFNIEQKREKIKAFMQRKDVIKKFEAMGIDPKDAQKRVASLSDEEIEKISKNIDNMPAGGNAIIGAIVLIFLVLLITDILGYTKVFTFTKPIQ; from the coding sequence ATGAAAAGCAAATTCTCAAAAATTGTTTTATCAGCTATGATTGGTTTATCTATTTTTACAAATACCACTTATGCTTCCTTTGTATCTACGCAAGCAGTTGTTGAAAAAAATCTTTTTAATATAGAGCAAAAAAGAGAAAAAATAAAAGCATTTATGCAAAGAAAAGATGTTATTAAAAAATTTGAAGCAATGGGAATTGATCCAAAAGATGCTCAAAAAAGAGTTGCATCTTTGAGTGATGAAGAGATTGAAAAGATTTCAAAAAATATAGATAATATGCCAGCTGGCGGTAATGCAATAATTGGTGCTATTGTTTTAATATTTTTGGTTCTTTTGATTACAGATATTTTGGGATACACAAAAGTATTTACATTTACAAAACCTATTCAATAA
- a CDS encoding PA2778 family cysteine peptidase — translation MLKKGWFLILIPILFISCSNKLPNLPKNIENKKILNVPYVSQKEYFCGPASVLMILKYWHKKGDIKDIPKYDEIIKRLYVPSKKGAYQIEIKSAIRDYNLLYFEKKTNIDEILKAVDKNIPVLVLLNLAFENYPMWHYAVVSGYDLRKREIYLHSRKKYEVLSFYNFYNLHKKANFWTLFIVPNDFDLDFISKKDFLRTAVELENAKKYALAIKAYLNFLKKYPNDKDLLFGLANCYFLSKKYKKAKNIYLKIINIENDPLVYNNLALTYLNLRECNNAKEAIFKAMNLDKKNSKIYKSTLEEILKKCR, via the coding sequence ATGCTAAAAAAAGGATGGTTTTTAATTCTTATTCCCATCCTTTTTATATCATGTTCAAATAAACTTCCAAATCTTCCTAAAAATATAGAAAATAAAAAAATACTTAATGTTCCTTATGTTTCTCAAAAAGAGTATTTTTGTGGACCAGCTTCGGTTTTAATGATATTAAAATATTGGCATAAAAAAGGAGATATTAAAGATATTCCAAAATATGATGAAATTATAAAAAGGCTCTATGTTCCTTCTAAAAAAGGGGCTTATCAGATTGAGATAAAATCAGCTATAAGAGATTATAATCTTTTATATTTTGAAAAAAAAACCAATATTGATGAAATATTAAAAGCAGTAGATAAAAATATTCCTGTTTTAGTTCTTTTAAATCTTGCCTTTGAAAACTACCCAATGTGGCACTATGCAGTGGTAAGTGGATATGATTTAAGAAAAAGAGAGATTTATCTGCATTCTAGAAAAAAATATGAAGTTTTAAGTTTTTACAATTTTTATAATCTTCATAAAAAAGCTAATTTTTGGACACTTTTTATAGTACCAAATGATTTTGATTTGGATTTTATCTCAAAAAAAGATTTTTTAAGAACTGCAGTAGAGCTTGAAAATGCAAAAAAATACGCTCTTGCAATCAAAGCATATCTTAATTTTTTAAAAAAATATCCTAATGATAAAGATCTACTATTTGGCCTAGCAAACTGCTATTTTCTATCTAAAAAGTATAAAAAAGCAAAAAATATTTATCTAAAAATTATTAATATCGAAAATGACCCTTTAGTTTATAATAACCTTGCACTAACATATTTAAATCTAAGAGAATGCAACAATGCAAAAGAAGCAATTTTTAAAGCAATGAATTTAGATAAAAAAAATTCAAAAATATATAAAAGTACTTTAGAAGAGATTTTAAAAAAATGTAGATAA
- a CDS encoding tyrosine-type recombinase/integrase, giving the protein MARIKSKKYTGVYLNKLSNGDISYSFTYKDENGKKKWVNVGKKSAGITEKYTYNKRNEYINKVKLGEDPLEVKKLRKSKLLNEAFELYIKDRELHNKSLHNEIARYNNHIKPTFGSIPIASITPEAIQKLQKQKINSGYSYKTVNHIINLLSTIINVAIEYGLYKGNNPAKKVKRLKVDNARERFLNVDEIKLLLDTVKGNPTLYLFCNLALSTGGRLETILAIQKKDIDLDNGTIKLKDFKNNSTYTGFINNILHALLSDLLPKLKTNDYILSNNSTPLTSRQIQSPLKPILDRLFNQGLQPNDRKNRVVIHTLRHTFASHLAINGTPIYTIQKLMNHKDINMTLRYAKLAPDSGRKAVNNLYS; this is encoded by the coding sequence TTGGCAAGAATAAAGAGCAAAAAATATACAGGAGTATACCTCAATAAGTTATCAAATGGAGATATTAGCTACTCATTCACTTATAAAGATGAAAACGGCAAAAAGAAATGGGTCAATGTGGGTAAAAAATCAGCTGGAATAACTGAGAAATATACTTACAACAAAAGAAATGAATATATCAATAAGGTTAAACTTGGAGAAGACCCACTAGAAGTGAAAAAATTACGCAAAAGTAAACTGTTGAATGAAGCATTTGAACTCTATATCAAAGATAGAGAACTGCATAATAAATCTTTGCATAATGAGATAGCTAGATATAATAACCACATTAAACCGACATTCGGATCGATTCCAATTGCATCTATAACTCCAGAAGCTATACAAAAACTACAAAAGCAAAAAATAAATAGCGGATATAGCTATAAAACTGTAAATCATATAATCAACCTATTATCTACAATTATTAACGTAGCTATAGAATATGGACTATATAAGGGAAATAATCCAGCTAAAAAAGTTAAACGCCTCAAAGTAGATAATGCAAGAGAACGCTTTTTAAATGTAGATGAAATTAAACTATTGCTTGATACAGTAAAAGGCAATCCTACTCTTTATCTTTTTTGCAATCTTGCATTATCAACAGGCGGACGACTTGAAACAATATTAGCAATTCAAAAAAAAGATATAGATTTAGATAATGGAACAATAAAGCTCAAAGACTTTAAAAACAATAGTACTTATACGGGTTTTATAAATAATATTCTACACGCTTTGCTATCAGATTTGTTGCCAAAATTAAAAACAAACGATTATATATTGAGTAATAATAGCACACCTCTAACCTCTAGGCAGATTCAATCACCTCTTAAACCAATACTAGATCGACTCTTCAATCAAGGACTGCAGCCGAACGATAGAAAAAATAGAGTAGTTATTCATACTCTTCGCCACACTTTCGCAAGCCATTTAGCTATTAATGGAACGCCTATTTATACCATCCAAAAACTTATGAACCATAAAGATATAAATATGACTTTGAGATATGCTAAGCTTGCTCCAGATAGTGGACGTAAAGCAGTAAATAATTTATACTCATAA
- a CDS encoding helix-turn-helix transcriptional regulator encodes MENTTKLIYEDLKNRYGRTVIGKKELAKELGVSISTIDNYISRGYGIPPYKKLGAAHNARVIFNIVDVANFLSQTIKTM; translated from the coding sequence ATGGAAAATACCACAAAGTTGATCTACGAAGATCTCAAAAATCGATACGGTAGAACAGTTATAGGAAAAAAGGAACTAGCTAAAGAGCTAGGAGTATCCATATCTACCATTGATAATTATATCAGTAGAGGCTATGGAATACCACCATATAAAAAGCTTGGAGCCGCGCACAATGCACGAGTAATATTTAATATTGTTGATGTAGCAAACTTCTTATCTCAAACCATCAAAACAATGTAA
- a CDS encoding DUF3987 domain-containing protein, with the protein MAEIIKNTLKELEAQGAKTLEPTSEITSKSIAQNEMDKKVEKYISSVIDPELLPYPIKEYFKDVSQRLYLPFEEVATAGFAFLSNLITDKLCLIPTNDISYKIIPNLWGCIIAEKGTRKTPLFQAFSNPIYQKHFRYVEIFKEEQERYEMRIKALESKRKALIKAEAENNDEKIEEMKEAIHNLEKKTKNKPKSRYLILTDTTKEKLTDVLSTNSQGILIFQDEITRIIYSFVKDPEMRSLILESWSGASKHTIGRINRGDVNIEKLTIGLFGGIQPELYKQLVLAQEDNIASGFNDRFQLLYVVKDFKYQITDKEQNEIIYNEFKKLVDTLIDMKLENYTKAKEYPYIEDLYYLKLTDEAKKIFKSFMEGLNNELSQEYPLLRGFLSKSDKLLGSLALLLHTIEAINEPKENNYINADIMNRAIEITKFYIYQAIEASHIAIHLEEKKEIDFEKKRNRVLSYTLKQKLPIKLRDIYRPLKGVSKKEALQILEPYYIIEKDGQSFIVKEQKNNAFEVKN; encoded by the coding sequence ATGGCAGAAATAATTAAAAATACATTGAAAGAATTAGAGGCACAAGGGGCAAAAACCCTTGAGCCAACAAGCGAGATAACTAGTAAAAGTATAGCACAAAATGAAATGGATAAAAAGGTTGAAAAATATATTAGCAGTGTTATTGACCCCGAATTACTACCATATCCTATAAAGGAGTATTTTAAGGATGTAAGCCAACGATTATACCTACCCTTTGAAGAAGTAGCTACAGCAGGTTTTGCATTTTTGTCCAACCTAATAACAGATAAATTATGCTTAATACCAACTAATGATATATCATATAAAATAATTCCAAACCTTTGGGGATGTATCATAGCTGAAAAAGGAACGAGAAAAACACCGCTTTTTCAAGCTTTTTCTAATCCTATTTATCAAAAACATTTTAGATATGTTGAAATATTCAAAGAAGAGCAAGAACGCTATGAGATGAGAATAAAAGCCCTTGAAAGCAAAAGAAAAGCATTAATTAAAGCAGAAGCCGAGAATAATGATGAAAAGATTGAAGAGATGAAAGAAGCCATTCATAACCTCGAAAAAAAGACAAAGAATAAGCCAAAAAGCCGCTATCTTATATTAACAGATACCACTAAGGAAAAACTTACAGATGTATTATCTACAAACTCTCAAGGCATTTTGATTTTTCAAGATGAGATTACAAGAATTATTTATAGTTTTGTAAAAGACCCAGAGATGAGAAGCCTAATACTTGAAAGCTGGAGTGGTGCAAGCAAACATACTATAGGCAGAATAAACAGAGGCGATGTAAACATTGAAAAGCTTACTATTGGATTATTTGGGGGAATACAGCCAGAACTATATAAACAGCTTGTTTTAGCCCAAGAAGATAATATTGCAAGTGGTTTTAATGATAGGTTTCAGCTACTTTATGTGGTGAAAGATTTTAAATACCAAATAACCGATAAAGAGCAAAATGAAATTATCTATAATGAGTTTAAAAAGCTTGTAGATACTCTTATAGATATGAAACTGGAAAACTATACAAAAGCAAAAGAATATCCATATATAGAAGACCTTTATTATCTGAAGCTAACAGATGAAGCAAAAAAGATATTTAAGTCCTTTATGGAAGGACTTAACAATGAACTATCTCAAGAATATCCGCTTTTAAGAGGATTTTTGAGCAAAAGTGATAAGCTTTTAGGCTCTTTGGCTTTGCTACTGCATACCATAGAAGCTATAAATGAACCAAAAGAAAATAACTATATTAATGCAGACATAATGAACAGAGCCATAGAGATAACCAAATTCTACATCTATCAAGCTATTGAGGCATCACATATTGCTATCCATTTAGAAGAGAAAAAAGAGATTGATTTTGAAAAGAAACGCAATAGAGTTTTAAGCTATACATTGAAACAGAAACTGCCAATTAAGTTAAGAGATATTTATCGTCCTTTAAAAGGAGTTAGCAAAAAGGAAGCTTTACAAATACTTGAGCCTTATTACATAATTGAAAAAGATGGACAAAGCTTCATAGTCAAAGAACAAAAGAATAATGCCTTTGAAGTAAAAAATTAG
- a CDS encoding SOS response-associated peptidase: MCGRYTFYNTKTIIEELKRVGKPLKDDVSANFTPSYNIYPQSDIATALGLESFNHYRYTRWGLIPFWTDDITMGNKMINARAENLEDRPAFRKPFKRQRCIIPANGFYEWQRIPKSRKKIPYYYKPKDTDTFAFAGLFDYWNVPQSNEVIISSTIITVNANELIKEVHDRMPAILDFNDINVWLDSDYKNYDYLKSLLKPYPSNKMEGYMVSDYVNNPNNNDEKCIEPVKSLF; encoded by the coding sequence ATGTGCGGCAGATATACCTTTTACAACACAAAAACAATTATAGAAGAACTAAAAAGAGTAGGAAAACCTTTAAAAGATGATGTAAGCGCAAATTTTACCCCAAGCTACAATATCTATCCCCAATCAGATATTGCAACTGCTTTAGGACTTGAGAGTTTTAATCATTATAGATATACAAGATGGGGACTGATACCGTTTTGGACTGATGATATCACAATGGGAAATAAAATGATAAACGCAAGAGCAGAAAACCTTGAAGATAGACCAGCCTTTAGAAAACCATTTAAAAGACAAAGATGTATTATCCCAGCAAATGGATTTTATGAATGGCAAAGAATTCCAAAATCAAGAAAAAAGATTCCCTACTATTACAAACCAAAAGATACAGATACATTTGCATTCGCAGGACTTTTTGATTACTGGAATGTACCACAAAGCAATGAAGTTATAATATCTTCTACAATAATAACAGTTAATGCAAATGAGCTTATAAAAGAAGTGCATGATAGAATGCCAGCAATATTAGATTTTAATGATATAAATGTTTGGCTTGATTCAGATTATAAAAATTATGATTATCTTAAATCTCTTCTAAAACCATATCCATCAAATAAAATGGAAGGATATATGGTTTCAGATTATGTCAACAATCCAAACAATAATGATGAAAAATGTATTGAGCCTGTTAAATCTTTATTTTAA